In Pseudomonas sp. GCEP-101, one DNA window encodes the following:
- a CDS encoding ABC transporter ATP-binding protein codes for MSEVILQASDVALGYRGDSGWRSVLEGFALALAPGEVASILGPSGVGKSSLLRVLAGLQKPAAGRVQLLGQPIDGPHPRVAVAFQDPSLLPWLSLVKNVAFGLDFARQPTLDKATLQQRVDDAIAAVGLNHARDFMPAQLSGGMAQRTALARCLARQPQVLLLDEPFGALDEVTRADMQQLLLGVIHQRRTAAVLITHDIDEALLLSDRILLLGDTPARTLGEWRIDLPQPRAELVEELGALRVEILLTLRRASRTHANIPSAQEPAHVPGRPHTLPT; via the coding sequence ATGAGCGAGGTAATCCTGCAGGCCAGCGACGTTGCCCTGGGCTACCGCGGCGACAGTGGCTGGCGGAGCGTGCTCGAAGGCTTCGCGCTGGCGCTGGCGCCGGGGGAGGTGGCGTCCATCCTCGGCCCCAGCGGCGTCGGCAAGTCCAGCCTGCTGCGCGTGCTCGCCGGGTTGCAGAAACCTGCCGCCGGCCGGGTGCAGTTGCTCGGCCAGCCCATCGACGGCCCGCACCCGCGCGTTGCCGTGGCCTTCCAGGACCCGAGCCTGCTGCCCTGGCTGAGCCTGGTGAAGAACGTCGCCTTTGGCCTCGACTTCGCCCGCCAGCCGACACTCGACAAGGCCACGCTGCAGCAGCGCGTGGACGATGCCATCGCCGCCGTCGGCCTGAACCATGCGCGCGATTTCATGCCCGCGCAGCTCTCCGGCGGCATGGCCCAGCGCACGGCGCTGGCGCGCTGCCTGGCGCGGCAACCGCAGGTGCTGCTGCTCGACGAACCCTTCGGCGCGCTGGACGAAGTCACCCGCGCCGACATGCAACAACTGCTGCTCGGCGTGATCCACCAGCGGCGCACCGCCGCCGTGCTGATCACCCACGACATCGACGAAGCCCTGCTGCTTTCCGACCGCATCCTGCTACTGGGCGACACCCCGGCGCGGACGTTGGGCGAGTGGCGCATCGACCTGCCGCAACCCCGTGCGGAGCTGGTCGAGGAACTGGGCGCGCTGCGGGTCGAGATCCTCCTAACCCTACGGCGGGCAAGCCGCACCCACGCAAATATCCCTTCTGCGCAGGAGCCTGCCCATGTGCCTGGACGACCCCACACACTCCCGACGTGA
- a CDS encoding amino acid ABC transporter permease/ATP-binding protein encodes MQFDWSYFFSLFSLPDFWKACVTVIELSALTWLIGMVLGFFLACAKLSGSRWLRVPTGLYIWFFRSVPLLVLVVFVYNLPQLFPASGALLSNPFISGLLALVLTEAAYMAEIHRGGLISVAKGQKEAGRALAMGSIGIQRLIVIPQAFRISLPTLINEYVTVVKLTSLVSVISLTELLQVGERLYAQNFLVMETLSAVAIYYVLIVTLFGWGLQYLEHRLDLNARKPETLSDEHLDSLRRSLPATPVASREAVPAGAPPALQLKGIRKRYGSHEVLKGVDLSVGNGEVVSIIGPSGSGKTSLIRTVNGLEGIDGGATALFGKPYIEAGKPDPARLRDGVQHIGMVFQNFNLFPHRTILDNVTLAPRFHGLAGRDICEQKALALLDKVGLLAHANKYPHQLSGGQQQRVAIARALAMAPAIMLFDEPTSALDPELVGDVLNVIRDLAKEGMTMVIVTHEMDFALSISDRVIFMEHGQVQVDAAPARIRNGDCGERVMRFIGLERQAQQDEAQHRAFLAG; translated from the coding sequence ATGCAGTTCGACTGGTCCTACTTCTTCTCCCTCTTCTCCTTGCCGGATTTCTGGAAGGCCTGCGTCACGGTGATCGAGCTGAGCGCCCTGACCTGGCTGATCGGCATGGTCCTGGGCTTCTTCCTCGCCTGCGCCAAGCTCTCCGGCTCGCGCTGGCTGCGCGTGCCGACGGGGCTATACATCTGGTTCTTCCGCAGCGTGCCGCTGCTGGTGCTGGTGGTCTTCGTCTACAACCTGCCGCAGCTGTTCCCGGCCAGCGGAGCCCTGCTGTCCAACCCGTTCATTTCCGGCCTGCTCGCCCTGGTGCTGACCGAAGCGGCGTACATGGCCGAGATCCATCGCGGCGGCCTGATCTCCGTCGCCAAGGGCCAGAAGGAAGCCGGCCGCGCCCTGGCCATGGGCAGCATCGGCATCCAGCGGCTGATCGTCATTCCGCAGGCGTTCCGCATCTCGCTGCCGACGCTGATCAACGAGTACGTCACCGTGGTCAAGCTGACCTCGCTGGTCTCGGTGATCTCCCTCACCGAGCTGCTGCAGGTCGGCGAGCGCCTCTATGCGCAGAACTTCCTGGTGATGGAAACCCTCTCGGCGGTCGCCATCTACTACGTGCTGATCGTCACCCTGTTCGGCTGGGGCCTGCAGTACCTCGAGCACCGCCTGGACCTCAACGCGCGCAAGCCGGAAACCCTTTCCGACGAGCACCTGGACAGCCTGCGCAGGAGCCTTCCGGCCACCCCGGTGGCCAGCCGCGAGGCCGTCCCGGCCGGTGCCCCGCCCGCGCTGCAACTCAAGGGCATCCGCAAGCGCTACGGCTCTCACGAAGTGCTCAAGGGCGTCGACCTGAGCGTGGGCAACGGCGAAGTGGTGTCGATCATCGGCCCGTCCGGCTCCGGCAAGACCTCGCTGATCCGCACCGTCAACGGCCTGGAAGGCATCGACGGCGGCGCCACCGCGCTATTCGGCAAGCCCTACATCGAAGCCGGCAAGCCCGACCCGGCGCGCCTGCGCGACGGGGTGCAGCACATCGGCATGGTGTTCCAGAACTTCAACCTGTTCCCGCACCGCACCATCCTCGACAACGTCACCCTGGCGCCGCGCTTCCATGGCCTGGCCGGGCGCGACATCTGCGAGCAGAAGGCCCTCGCGCTGCTGGACAAGGTCGGCCTGCTGGCCCACGCCAACAAGTACCCGCACCAGCTCTCCGGCGGCCAGCAACAGCGCGTGGCCATTGCCCGCGCGCTGGCCATGGCGCCGGCGATCATGCTGTTCGACGAGCCGACCTCGGCGCTGGACCCGGAGCTGGTGGGCGATGTGCTCAACGTGATCCGCGACCTGGCGAAGGAAGGCATGACCATGGTGATCGTCACCCACGAGATGGATTTCGCCCTGTCGATTTCCGACCGGGTGATCTTCATGGAACACGGCCAGGTGCAGGTCGATGCCGCGCCGGCGCGCATCCGCAACGGCGACTGCGGCGAGCGCGTGATGCGCTTCATCGGCCTGGAGCGCCAGGCCCAGCAGGACGAGGCGCAGCACCGCGCCTTCCTCGCCGGCTGA
- a CDS encoding acyl-CoA dehydrogenase family protein, with product MLDPTLSRWLDEHAEGLDLGHTDPQSVLPQLAAAGLFAIGVPAERGGSGGDLLDAIDAIADVASHSLTAAFVFWGQRAFIEYLLQSPNRELGDRLLGELLDGSLAGATGLSNAMKFLSGIENLQVAATPAGDGWTLDGRLHWVTNLRKGRFVVAAAIERPGAAPLVAAIASDSAGLTRSDDLQLLGLQSSNTAALDFSAVALPREWLLHEDARQYLPAVRPAFLGLQCAMTIGLTRKALEAVRNHLSDRRSVLREEEQRLSAELDERVAQLRDGLHSGAFLGEPARLFRLRIGLAEGAAAAVQLELQASGGKAYLSEYGAAFARRWRESAFVPIVTPSLVQLRAELQKQARA from the coding sequence ATGCTCGACCCGACCCTGAGCCGCTGGCTCGACGAGCACGCCGAGGGCCTCGACCTCGGCCATACCGATCCGCAGAGCGTACTGCCGCAACTCGCCGCTGCCGGCCTGTTCGCCATTGGCGTGCCGGCCGAGCGCGGTGGCAGCGGCGGTGACCTGCTCGATGCGATCGATGCCATCGCCGACGTCGCCAGCCATTCCCTGACCGCCGCCTTCGTCTTCTGGGGCCAGCGCGCCTTCATCGAATACCTGCTGCAGAGCCCCAATCGCGAACTGGGCGACCGCCTGCTGGGCGAATTGCTCGATGGCAGCCTGGCCGGCGCCACGGGCCTTTCCAATGCCATGAAGTTCCTCTCCGGCATCGAGAACCTGCAGGTGGCCGCCACGCCCGCCGGCGATGGCTGGACGCTGGACGGCCGCCTGCACTGGGTCACCAACCTGCGCAAGGGCCGCTTCGTGGTGGCGGCCGCCATCGAGCGGCCGGGCGCGGCGCCGCTGGTGGCGGCCATCGCTTCCGACAGCGCCGGCCTGACCCGCTCGGACGATCTGCAACTGCTCGGCCTGCAATCGAGCAACACCGCGGCGCTGGATTTCTCCGCCGTCGCGCTGCCTCGCGAATGGCTGCTGCACGAGGATGCCCGACAGTACCTGCCGGCCGTGCGCCCGGCGTTTCTCGGCCTGCAATGCGCGATGACCATCGGCCTCACCCGCAAGGCCCTGGAAGCCGTGCGCAACCACCTGAGCGACCGTCGCTCGGTGCTGCGTGAGGAAGAACAGCGCCTGAGCGCCGAACTTGACGAACGCGTCGCGCAGCTGCGCGACGGGCTGCACAGTGGTGCCTTCCTCGGCGAGCCGGCGAGGCTGTTCCGACTGCGCATCGGCCTGGCCGAGGGTGCGGCAGCGGCCGTGCAGCTGGAGCTGCAGGCCAGCGGCGGCAAGGCCTACCTCAGCGAGTACGGCGCGGCGTTCGCCCGGCGCTGGCGCGAGTCGGCCTTCGTGCCCATCGTCACGCCCAGCCTGGTGCAGCTGCGCGCCGAACTGCAGAAGCAGGCGCGCGCATGA
- a CDS encoding aminotransferase-like domain-containing protein translates to MLLQSPWTPRLAELDASAAERLVRALADDIVEGRLQGGDRLPAHRDLAWQLGIGLGTVTKAYAALERRGLVRSVKGRGMFVAIRQAHEDRVIDLSSNVPPAMLSARLLARTLAGVARTIDADHLNLYSPPAGHLEHRRLLARWLQSLGIEVDPENLALTSNARQAISLAFDLACGPGGVVLTERVTYPGAIALARRKGYRMQGVAMDAEGMLPEALAQALERVAGGTSTAVYLTPTLHNPTTATMGLARRRAIVEVCRQSGAWIIEDGVYALGPSTAPALVTLAPERVLHVNGLSKSIGPGLRIGLLALPAAMTDLVRDLLQDIPMAPSPLSCAVVEEWLSSGVIASIPQDLRHEARRRSSLAVSLLGAAELVAHPDAYHLWLPMPREAADQLAAAAASVGIRVTPPESVMVDPGDPASGIRLCLGGPSLEEVREGLALLGRLINGSPPSAP, encoded by the coding sequence ATGCTGCTTCAATCGCCCTGGACACCGCGCCTCGCGGAACTCGACGCAAGCGCCGCCGAGCGGCTGGTACGGGCACTGGCCGACGACATCGTCGAGGGGCGCCTGCAGGGCGGCGACCGCCTGCCGGCCCATCGCGATCTCGCCTGGCAGCTGGGGATCGGCCTGGGCACGGTGACGAAGGCCTATGCGGCCCTGGAGCGTCGGGGGTTGGTGCGCAGCGTCAAGGGCCGCGGCATGTTCGTGGCGATCCGTCAGGCCCATGAGGACCGGGTGATCGATCTGTCCTCCAACGTGCCGCCGGCGATGCTGTCGGCACGTCTGCTGGCGCGCACCCTGGCCGGCGTCGCACGGACGATCGACGCCGATCACCTCAATCTCTACTCGCCACCCGCCGGCCATCTGGAGCATCGGCGCCTGTTGGCCCGCTGGCTCCAGTCGCTGGGTATCGAGGTCGACCCCGAGAATCTGGCGCTGACCAGCAACGCCCGCCAGGCGATTTCACTGGCCTTTGATCTGGCCTGCGGGCCTGGCGGGGTGGTTCTGACCGAGCGGGTCACCTACCCCGGCGCCATCGCACTGGCGCGGCGCAAGGGCTACCGGATGCAGGGCGTCGCGATGGACGCCGAGGGCATGTTGCCGGAGGCGCTCGCCCAGGCGCTGGAACGTGTCGCGGGCGGCACCAGCACCGCGGTGTACCTCACGCCGACACTGCATAACCCCACCACCGCCACCATGGGCCTGGCGCGCCGGCGGGCGATTGTCGAGGTGTGTCGGCAGTCGGGAGCCTGGATCATCGAGGACGGCGTCTACGCGCTGGGGCCGTCCACCGCGCCGGCGCTGGTGACGCTGGCGCCTGAGCGTGTGCTGCATGTCAATGGCTTGTCCAAGTCCATCGGCCCCGGCTTGCGCATCGGCCTGCTCGCTCTGCCCGCGGCGATGACCGACCTGGTCCGGGACCTCCTGCAGGACATCCCGATGGCGCCGTCGCCGCTGTCCTGTGCCGTGGTCGAGGAGTGGTTGTCCAGCGGCGTCATCGCCTCCATCCCGCAGGACCTGCGCCACGAAGCGCGCCGGCGGTCGAGCCTGGCGGTTTCGCTGCTCGGCGCGGCCGAGCTCGTCGCGCACCCGGACGCCTATCACCTGTGGCTGCCGATGCCCCGCGAGGCTGCCGATCAGCTGGCCGCGGCGGCCGCCTCGGTGGGCATCCGGGTGACGCCGCCCGAATCGGTCATGGTGGACCCGGGCGACCCGGCGTCAGGCATTCGCCTGTGTCTGGGCGGCCCGTCGCTGGAAGAGGTGAGGGAAGGGCTGGCGCTTCTGGGGAGACTCATCAACGGCAGCCCGCCCTCGGCCCCGTGA
- a CDS encoding LysE family translocator codes for MFNSTIALAFGSYFLAAASPGPSNMAIMATAMRDGRLPALALASGVMTGSLTWAGLAATGLSTLLATFAEALIVIKVVGGLYLLYLAARAGRSALQPILALARTEAARTPPRYLPLYRQGVLMHISNPKAIMSWVAIMSLGLQQGAPSGTLATIIGGCALLGIGIFGGYALLFSTARMIAVYARLGRWIQGLFATLFTVAGVKLLVAPV; via the coding sequence ATGTTCAACAGCACCATCGCCCTCGCCTTCGGCTCCTACTTCCTGGCGGCGGCCAGTCCGGGGCCGAGCAACATGGCGATCATGGCCACGGCCATGCGCGACGGCCGCCTCCCCGCCCTCGCCCTCGCGAGCGGGGTCATGACGGGCTCGCTCACCTGGGCAGGGCTGGCGGCAACCGGTCTCTCCACCCTGCTGGCCACCTTTGCCGAGGCGCTCATCGTCATCAAGGTGGTGGGCGGCCTCTACCTGCTCTACCTGGCGGCGCGTGCCGGCAGGTCCGCCCTGCAGCCGATCCTGGCGCTCGCCCGCACCGAGGCGGCACGCACGCCACCGCGCTACCTGCCCCTGTACCGCCAGGGCGTGCTCATGCACATCAGCAACCCCAAGGCGATCATGTCCTGGGTGGCGATCATGTCGCTGGGCCTGCAGCAAGGCGCTCCCAGCGGCACCCTGGCGACCATCATCGGCGGCTGTGCCCTGCTCGGCATCGGCATATTCGGCGGCTACGCCCTGCTGTTCTCCACCGCCCGGATGATCGCTGTCTACGCCAGGCTCGGCCGCTGGATCCAGGGGCTCTTCGCCACGCTGTTCACCGTCGCCGGGGTGAAGCTTCTGGTCGCGCCCGTTTGA
- a CDS encoding PhzF family phenazine biosynthesis protein, whose protein sequence is MIDVFGSRPLSGNPLAVVLGADGLSTAEMQRLARWLNLSETTFLLPPTHPEADYRVRIFSLDRELPFAGHPTLGSCHAWLSTGRAASKATEIVQECGVGLVTIRREPGLLYFAAPPLMRSGPPSPAELSEAIAFLGIAPGDIVDAAWVDNGPGWLGIRLASADKVLALAPQRSWPRRIDIGVVGPHSAGEAAIEVRAFFNNHLGTIVEDPVTGSLNASLAQWLFSSGVVEGDYVAAQGTRLGLHGRVHVSRDSTGQVWVGGRTHTQVSGRLQGLA, encoded by the coding sequence ATGATCGACGTGTTTGGCAGCCGGCCGCTGTCCGGCAATCCGCTGGCGGTCGTGCTCGGCGCCGATGGGCTCTCAACCGCGGAAATGCAGCGCCTGGCGCGCTGGCTCAACCTGTCCGAGACCACGTTCCTGCTGCCGCCCACCCATCCGGAGGCGGACTACCGGGTGCGGATATTCTCGCTGGACAGGGAGCTGCCCTTTGCCGGGCACCCCACCCTGGGCAGTTGCCATGCCTGGCTTTCCACCGGGCGCGCGGCGAGCAAAGCGACGGAGATCGTCCAGGAGTGCGGCGTTGGCCTGGTGACCATTCGCCGTGAGCCCGGCCTGCTCTACTTTGCCGCGCCACCGCTCATGCGCAGCGGGCCGCCCTCGCCGGCAGAGTTGAGCGAAGCGATTGCCTTCCTGGGGATAGCGCCGGGCGATATCGTCGATGCCGCCTGGGTCGACAATGGCCCCGGCTGGCTGGGCATCCGCCTGGCGTCGGCGGATAAGGTGTTGGCGCTGGCCCCGCAACGCAGCTGGCCGCGCAGGATCGACATCGGCGTGGTCGGGCCGCATTCGGCTGGCGAGGCGGCGATCGAGGTTCGGGCGTTCTTCAACAATCACCTGGGCACCATCGTCGAAGACCCCGTGACCGGAAGCCTCAACGCCTCCCTGGCCCAGTGGCTGTTCTCCAGCGGCGTGGTCGAGGGGGACTATGTCGCCGCCCAGGGAACCCGGCTCGGCCTGCACGGACGCGTCCACGTATCGCGCGACAGCACCGGCCAGGTGTGGGTCGGCGGCAGGACCCACACCCAGGTCAGCGGCCGACTCCAGGGCCTGGCCTGA
- a CDS encoding ABC transporter permease: MLSTRRHWALGVAGLLALLGLWWLGVRWFGGDGLGQLFSPRATFTSLGELLVRPELYEHVLVSLKRVLLGLLLALAVGVPLGLLVGASRQLEAATTPAFQFLRMISPLSWMPIAVMLMGVGDSPIYFLLAFAAVWPILLNTAAGVRQLDPRWLQLSRSLSATPYETLRKVILPGVLGHVLTGVRLAIGILWIVLVPCEMLGVSAGLGYYILDTRDRLAYSELMAMVLLIGVLGFALDALARSLYRRRG; this comes from the coding sequence GTGCTTTCCACGCGCCGCCATTGGGCGTTGGGCGTCGCCGGGCTGCTCGCGCTGCTCGGCCTGTGGTGGCTCGGCGTGCGGTGGTTCGGCGGCGACGGCCTGGGGCAGTTGTTCTCGCCCCGGGCCACTTTCACCAGCCTGGGCGAGCTGCTGGTGCGCCCGGAGCTGTACGAACACGTGCTGGTGAGCCTGAAGCGGGTGCTGCTCGGCCTGCTCCTGGCGCTCGCCGTGGGCGTGCCGCTGGGCTTGCTGGTGGGGGCGTCGCGCCAACTGGAGGCGGCCACCACGCCGGCGTTCCAGTTCCTGCGGATGATCTCGCCGCTGTCGTGGATGCCCATCGCGGTGATGCTGATGGGCGTGGGCGACTCGCCGATCTACTTCCTGCTGGCCTTCGCCGCCGTCTGGCCGATCCTGCTCAATACCGCCGCCGGGGTGCGCCAGCTCGACCCGCGCTGGCTGCAGTTGTCCAGGAGCCTGAGCGCCACGCCGTACGAGACGCTGCGCAAGGTCATCCTCCCCGGCGTCCTCGGCCACGTGCTGACCGGCGTGCGGCTCGCCATCGGCATCCTCTGGATCGTCCTGGTGCCCTGCGAAATGCTCGGCGTCAGCGCCGGGCTCGGCTACTACATCCTCGACACGCGGGATCGCCTGGCCTACTCGGAGCTGATGGCCATGGTGCTGCTGATCGGCGTGCTGGGCTTCGCGCTGGATGCGCTGGCACGTAGCCTGTACCGGCGACGGGGGTAG
- a CDS encoding ABC transporter substrate-binding protein, with the protein MCLDDPTHSRRDILKLAALLSAAGALPLLSSLQARAASEPDAPVRIGYLPITDATPLLVAHANGLFDAEGIKAERPVLLRSWAQVIEAFISGQVNVIHLLSPMTIWARYGSKVPAKVVAWNHVGGSGLTVAPDISDVKQLGGKTLAIPFWYSIHNVVLQSLLRDNGLQAVSKPANAALAANEVNLVVLPPSDMPPALASRRIAGYIVAEPFNALAENLKVGRIQRFTGDVWRNHACCVVFMHEHDLNNRPEWSQKVVNAIVKAQLWTRDNRAEAARLLSKEGENRYTPHAPDVLGRVLAPAAGERQQYLADGAIRHADWHEERIDFQPYPFPSYTEELVRRLKDTLIQGDKGFLAALEPSQVAKDLVDDRFVRQALAGVGGLGAFGYPDSFERREEITT; encoded by the coding sequence ATGTGCCTGGACGACCCCACACACTCCCGACGTGACATCCTCAAACTCGCCGCGCTGCTGTCCGCCGCCGGCGCACTGCCACTGCTGTCCAGCCTGCAGGCGCGCGCCGCCAGCGAACCGGACGCCCCGGTGCGCATCGGCTACCTGCCGATCACCGACGCCACGCCGCTGCTGGTGGCCCATGCCAACGGCCTGTTCGACGCCGAGGGCATCAAGGCCGAACGCCCGGTACTGCTGCGCAGCTGGGCGCAGGTGATCGAGGCGTTCATCTCCGGGCAGGTCAACGTCATCCACCTGCTGTCGCCAATGACCATCTGGGCGCGCTACGGCAGCAAGGTGCCGGCCAAGGTGGTGGCCTGGAACCACGTCGGCGGCTCGGGCCTGACCGTGGCGCCGGACATCAGCGACGTGAAGCAGCTGGGCGGCAAGACGCTGGCGATCCCGTTCTGGTACTCGATCCACAACGTGGTGCTGCAATCGCTGCTGCGCGACAACGGCCTGCAGGCCGTGAGCAAGCCGGCCAACGCCGCGCTGGCCGCCAACGAGGTCAACCTGGTGGTGCTGCCGCCGTCGGACATGCCGCCGGCGCTGGCGTCCAGGCGCATCGCCGGGTACATCGTCGCCGAGCCGTTCAACGCCCTGGCGGAAAACCTCAAGGTCGGGCGCATCCAGCGCTTCACTGGCGACGTCTGGCGCAACCATGCGTGCTGCGTGGTGTTCATGCACGAGCACGACCTGAACAACCGGCCGGAGTGGTCGCAGAAGGTGGTCAACGCCATCGTCAAGGCGCAGCTGTGGACCCGCGACAACCGCGCCGAAGCGGCCAGGCTGCTGTCCAAGGAGGGCGAGAACCGCTACACGCCCCATGCGCCGGACGTGCTCGGCCGCGTGCTGGCCCCGGCGGCCGGCGAGCGCCAGCAGTACCTGGCCGACGGGGCGATCCGCCATGCCGACTGGCACGAGGAGCGCATCGACTTCCAGCCGTATCCGTTCCCCAGCTACACCGAGGAACTGGTGCGCCGCCTGAAGGACACGCTGATCCAGGGCGACAAAGGCTTCCTCGCCGCGCTGGAACCTTCGCAGGTGGCGAAGGACCTGGTGGACGACCGCTTCGTGCGCCAGGCGCTGGCCGGCGTCGGCGGCCTGGGCGCCTTCGGTTACCCGGACAGCTTCGAACGCCGCGAGGAGATCACCACGTGA